One Lacticaseibacillus rhamnosus genomic window carries:
- a CDS encoding rolling circle replication-associated protein, whose protein sequence is MTNSISDSSPILVLPNHQYMVRRTGQIKNMQPKSVTRADDIASVKRTMRKLRRLVIANFNGGADQLWVTLTFKRNVQDPKDAYQAFTRFRLRMRRRYRVSYISVIEPQASGNWHFHVLMKSDDGSSLTISNDQMANMWGEGFVKVKRLHNGENVASYLMAYLTNLDIEDTDKVTGKKSKRIIKGARLVLYPRGLRIYRASKGIQRPKEMRGVKIDILCREKIANSPSAVFKSQVETNSGLILYFTTEYYRTH, encoded by the coding sequence ATGACGAACAGTATTTCTGATTCCAGTCCAATTTTAGTTTTGCCGAACCATCAATATATGGTAAGACGAACTGGTCAGATTAAGAATATGCAGCCTAAATCGGTGACACGGGCGGACGATATAGCGTCGGTTAAGCGAACGATGCGGAAATTACGCCGGTTGGTGATTGCAAATTTTAATGGTGGCGCTGATCAACTATGGGTAACCCTGACGTTCAAGCGGAATGTTCAAGATCCGAAAGATGCTTATCAGGCTTTCACACGATTTCGACTGCGGATGCGGCGGCGTTATCGTGTCAGTTATATTAGTGTGATTGAACCGCAAGCTTCTGGTAACTGGCACTTTCATGTTTTAATGAAGTCAGATGATGGCAGTTCTTTGACTATATCCAATGATCAGATGGCTAACATGTGGGGAGAAGGTTTTGTGAAGGTCAAGCGCCTTCATAATGGTGAAAATGTTGCATCATATTTGATGGCGTATTTGACCAATCTCGACATTGAGGATACGGATAAGGTGACAGGAAAAAAGTCTAAGCGAATTATAAAGGGCGCTCGCTTAGTGTTGTATCCTCGGGGACTACGAATTTATCGCGCCAGCAAAGGCATTCAACGACCCAAGGAAATGAGAGGAGTAAAAATTGATATTTTGTGTAGGGAAAAAATCGCAAATAGCCCTAGCGCAGTTTTTAAATCGCAAGTTGAAACCAATAGTGGCTTAATTTTGTATTTCACGACTGAATATTATCGTACCCATTAG
- a CDS encoding AlbA family DNA-binding domain-containing protein, whose translation MNTEELKIWLDKPEGDHHDFKEHWYHKGQKPELVKDIFSFVNTVHHDDCLLILGVNDQRKVTGVEDDENWRLNQQQLIDFMRKLPISGELIPRLGVETIHIGEHEVDVIRIFNSNNVPVFLGRKWNEKGLPNNVILPGQIFTREQDVNTARDSTADYHQVERLFKKHFRMDTPIEERYKYTLSDTSNWRYTEADGFVFQYSPNPDFYMVLCDDDEDRYKAEAYSLDQFRTKMSWQSLKIKFRQSTIDTLLVVWLDGGRLVVVKPDVGILRSDSSRPLSYYCLIENTIAGRVQNLFATGLPLTADPYSLNAFYKSVVLFRSEDEKNNLESLLAERIDDVESLIKPTEDEITGIAGRMAMDFKSTEQEVQDTTISYMLVQHAMGRLMNDCLLDYRRGNDISGVISRWRQKRTEG comes from the coding sequence ATGAATACTGAAGAGCTTAAAATTTGGTTGGATAAACCGGAAGGCGATCATCATGACTTCAAAGAACATTGGTACCATAAAGGCCAAAAACCAGAATTAGTTAAGGATATTTTTAGCTTTGTAAATACAGTTCATCATGATGATTGTTTATTAATTCTTGGTGTAAACGATCAACGTAAGGTCACTGGCGTTGAGGATGACGAAAACTGGCGCCTTAATCAGCAACAGTTAATTGACTTTATGAGGAAATTACCAATTTCCGGGGAGCTTATTCCGCGTCTTGGGGTTGAGACGATACATATTGGTGAGCATGAAGTTGATGTTATTCGGATCTTTAATTCTAACAATGTGCCTGTATTTCTTGGGAGAAAGTGGAATGAAAAAGGGCTTCCGAACAATGTTATATTACCTGGCCAGATATTCACAAGGGAACAGGATGTTAACACTGCTCGAGATTCAACCGCTGACTATCATCAAGTTGAAAGGTTATTCAAAAAACATTTTAGAATGGATACACCAATTGAAGAACGGTATAAGTATACTTTAAGCGACACCTCAAACTGGAGGTATACGGAAGCTGATGGATTTGTGTTTCAGTATAGCCCTAATCCAGATTTTTACATGGTTCTTTGCGATGATGATGAGGATCGTTATAAAGCAGAAGCATACTCATTGGATCAGTTTCGGACAAAGATGAGTTGGCAGTCTCTGAAAATAAAGTTCCGTCAAAGCACGATAGATACTTTGTTAGTAGTTTGGTTGGATGGCGGAAGACTTGTGGTTGTTAAACCGGATGTTGGAATTTTACGAAGTGATAGTAGTAGGCCGTTGTCGTACTACTGTTTGATTGAAAATACGATTGCTGGCCGAGTGCAAAATCTCTTTGCAACGGGACTACCGTTAACAGCAGATCCGTATTCTTTGAATGCGTTTTATAAAAGTGTCGTGCTGTTTCGATCTGAGGACGAGAAAAACAATCTTGAGTCACTTTTGGCAGAACGGATTGACGATGTAGAAAGTCTGATCAAACCGACCGAGGATGAAATTACTGGTATAGCTGGTCGAATGGCCATGGACTTTAAAAGTACAGAACAAGAAGTACAAGACACTACGATCAGTTACATGCTTGTTCAACACGCAATGGGAAGACTTATGAATGACTGTCTACTTGATTATCGGCGTGGTAACGACATATCTGGGGTCATCAGTAGGTGGCGACAAAAGAGAACTGAGGGTTAG
- a CDS encoding abortive infection family protein, which produces MESENFELLENTDITTFLIDRPWVTYRTNADLEKLGARFGSPNPEGSNRLRRMSSIIKSTHASNRTSSLLSFLFSPAQLRPVINEYLAGSRFSQLKEIDNFVLEGLTGDVSKDILIVAEAIKRRVIQEINAILLYSNFKLVSSGNSWEIVAADNDIKISVPIKRINSGYISNLLAQGLDDLQDNDFDSVVTKSRTIVEEVFLQILADNNVECKHNGDISKYRNLVVKTLGMRPSKEWNPRVTKMISHLNGIIDLIAEMRNKDGDAHASNERVKIKAAEAELLLNTSVSVATYYLRISDRHTLG; this is translated from the coding sequence TTGGAATCAGAAAATTTTGAATTACTGGAGAATACAGATATTACAACTTTCCTGATTGATCGACCGTGGGTGACATATCGAACAAATGCGGATCTTGAAAAACTGGGAGCTAGATTTGGTTCTCCAAATCCGGAAGGCTCAAACAGATTGCGCCGAATGAGTTCAATAATCAAGTCAACTCATGCAAGTAATCGCACGAGTTCGTTGTTATCGTTTTTGTTTTCCCCAGCGCAGTTGCGACCAGTCATTAATGAGTATCTTGCTGGAAGTCGATTTTCGCAATTGAAGGAAATTGATAACTTTGTTTTGGAAGGTCTTACTGGTGATGTTTCCAAGGATATTTTGATTGTGGCGGAAGCAATTAAGCGGCGTGTAATCCAAGAGATAAACGCAATTCTTCTTTATAGCAACTTTAAACTCGTATCTAGTGGTAATTCGTGGGAAATTGTCGCAGCAGATAACGATATAAAAATCTCCGTTCCAATCAAGAGAATCAACTCAGGATATATTTCAAACTTGTTGGCGCAGGGGCTAGATGACTTGCAGGATAATGACTTTGATAGTGTGGTTACAAAGTCTAGAACAATCGTCGAAGAGGTATTCCTTCAAATACTGGCTGATAACAATGTAGAGTGTAAGCATAATGGTGACATTAGTAAGTACCGTAACTTGGTGGTTAAAACGCTTGGAATGAGGCCTTCTAAAGAGTGGAACCCACGTGTTACAAAAATGATCAGTCACTTAAATGGAATTATTGATTTGATTGCAGAAATGCGCAATAAAGATGGCGATGCACATGCTAGCAATGAGCGAGTGAAAATTAAGGCAGCCGAAGCAGAATTGTTACTCAATACGTCTGTTAGCGTGGCAACCTACTATCTAAGAATTAGTGATAGGCATACGTTGGGATGA
- a CDS encoding tyrosine-type recombinase/integrase has product MSKTKYPGVFIDAKGNFYYETELGTDKMSGKRVRKKGRKDSQGMPFSTAFAANKELTRVKREYHEAHGFTNFRMTYRQFMKDAYIPAYKTDVEESTFAVRNRSFDICIARFGDLLLRDIDITDVQNFRTWLLTDQKDGGAGYSQGYAGLVFGCFRKSLDHAVQMQYLSSNVSKRVKAIPKAKSSVPFWTKAEFEQVIAQICIDDIYGHLNFVMLWLYFLTGVRVNEGTALWWRDVDLAKKQLHVDHMLVMKNRHDWERHDYTKTDSGKRILTLDDDTVAILRRWREVQTSFGLGGIDDFIMTYDGLPMTKSTISRIIHRYAKLAQVHPVEGKGLRHSHASYLINEFNVSVLVLSKRLGHSSPEITLKHYSHLWGGLDADIAEQIAGNITIKTAGQNQVRFVGNQAVKYDQLSPAKLPAKSAVEA; this is encoded by the coding sequence ATGAGTAAAACCAAATATCCAGGCGTGTTCATAGACGCCAAAGGTAATTTTTACTATGAAACCGAGTTAGGCACCGATAAGATGAGTGGCAAGCGCGTCCGCAAGAAAGGGCGGAAGGACAGTCAAGGAATGCCATTCAGTACCGCGTTTGCGGCGAACAAGGAACTTACGCGGGTGAAACGTGAATATCATGAGGCGCATGGGTTTACGAACTTTCGCATGACCTACCGCCAGTTCATGAAAGACGCGTATATCCCGGCATACAAAACCGACGTGGAGGAAAGTACCTTCGCTGTCCGTAATCGCAGCTTTGACATCTGCATCGCGCGTTTTGGCGACTTGTTGCTGCGTGACATCGATATCACCGACGTGCAGAACTTCCGCACGTGGCTGCTCACGGATCAGAAAGACGGTGGTGCCGGCTACTCCCAAGGCTATGCCGGATTGGTGTTCGGCTGCTTCCGCAAGTCTCTTGACCATGCGGTGCAGATGCAGTATCTGTCCAGCAATGTGTCGAAGCGAGTCAAAGCGATTCCTAAGGCCAAAAGCAGCGTGCCGTTCTGGACGAAAGCCGAGTTTGAACAAGTCATCGCGCAAATCTGCATTGATGACATCTATGGGCACCTGAACTTTGTGATGTTGTGGCTGTACTTCCTGACTGGCGTACGCGTCAACGAAGGCACGGCGCTGTGGTGGCGGGATGTTGATCTTGCTAAGAAGCAGCTGCACGTTGACCACATGCTGGTGATGAAGAACCGGCATGACTGGGAACGCCACGACTACACTAAGACGGACAGTGGCAAGCGGATCTTGACGCTCGACGATGACACCGTGGCAATTCTGCGACGTTGGCGAGAGGTGCAGACGAGTTTCGGTTTGGGCGGGATTGATGACTTCATCATGACCTATGACGGCCTGCCGATGACCAAATCGACGATCTCGCGAATTATCCACCGCTACGCCAAGTTGGCGCAGGTGCACCCAGTCGAAGGCAAGGGGCTGCGCCACAGTCACGCGTCGTATCTCATCAATGAGTTCAACGTCTCGGTGCTGGTGTTGTCTAAGCGCTTAGGCCACTCGTCGCCGGAGATTACGCTGAAGCATTATTCACACTTGTGGGGCGGGCTGGATGCGGATATCGCAGAGCAGATTGCGGGTAACATTACAATCAAGACGGCGGGTCAGAATCAGGTGCGGTTCGTGGGTAATCAGGCGGTGAAGTACGATCAATTAAGCCCCGCCAAACTCCCCGCCAAATCGGCAGTTGAGGCATAG
- a CDS encoding DUF3173 domain-containing protein, whose amino-acid sequence MDKSFVCYQDLMALGFKQHTARDIIRQAKQRMVQKGYPLYLNRNLGRVPRSVVESILGSPMNGAVENE is encoded by the coding sequence TTGGATAAGAGTTTTGTCTGCTATCAAGATCTGATGGCATTAGGATTTAAGCAGCACACTGCGCGCGATATCATTAGACAAGCGAAGCAAAGGATGGTACAAAAGGGGTATCCCTTGTATCTCAACCGAAACTTAGGGCGCGTACCGCGTTCTGTCGTTGAGTCCATTCTCGGATCACCGATGAATGGAGCTGTTGAGAATGAGTAA
- a CDS encoding replication initiation factor domain-containing protein codes for MLKDLNLVGGMTNTDWLNQFHDEMRMHKITQGQLATTADYSRSHLNQLLTGNKPINQQARLRLTLAMRSLTGQNNIDVCIDYLGVTFKSHDYEELVTELFQINLNHFNLKEGARYGYAATVKCGEIDVLLSPYQDANADGYDPSEDSGTMIELKGQGCRYVESYLRQQDRTWYDFLETCIALGGHFTRVDLAINDRNGLLDVPTLIEKCDRDEFTSRFHGFRDNRTKQWEVSGRTLYLGSPQSEVYFCIYDKAFEQHQKHPEIAIEDQPIRTRFEVRLRRKRAAAAIKNLLAERDPEKVVFGIINRYLRFLTPSHKAKSQWATDPRWDAFIGNYRDKLRLSTNPEPLSYAHITRWLRKQVAPSLKMLQLIDQYNGTTELKAIIDGGKLTQRHWDLIHHYQHHRNGVLTDVEPGETSKKSDYADQSK; via the coding sequence ATGCTGAAAGATTTGAACTTGGTCGGCGGGATGACGAATACTGACTGGCTAAACCAGTTTCATGATGAGATGCGCATGCACAAGATTACTCAAGGCCAATTAGCGACGACTGCCGATTATAGTCGGTCACATTTGAACCAGTTGCTGACGGGAAATAAGCCAATCAACCAACAAGCGCGGTTGCGGCTGACGTTAGCGATGAGATCGTTGACTGGTCAGAACAATATTGACGTTTGTATTGATTATTTGGGTGTCACCTTCAAGTCGCACGATTATGAAGAACTAGTGACGGAACTGTTCCAGATCAACCTGAATCACTTCAATCTTAAGGAAGGCGCGCGATACGGGTACGCGGCGACCGTCAAATGTGGTGAAATCGATGTGCTGCTGTCGCCATATCAAGATGCAAATGCAGACGGTTATGATCCAAGCGAAGATAGCGGCACAATGATTGAGTTGAAAGGTCAAGGCTGCCGTTACGTTGAATCGTATTTGCGCCAGCAGGATCGCACCTGGTACGACTTCTTGGAGACGTGCATTGCCCTTGGCGGTCACTTCACCCGCGTTGACCTCGCCATCAATGATCGTAACGGTTTGCTCGATGTGCCGACCTTGATCGAGAAGTGTGACCGCGATGAATTCACCTCGCGTTTTCATGGCTTCCGAGATAATCGCACCAAGCAGTGGGAGGTATCAGGCAGAACCTTGTACCTGGGATCGCCGCAAAGTGAAGTCTACTTCTGTATTTACGACAAGGCTTTTGAGCAACACCAGAAGCACCCTGAGATTGCGATAGAAGACCAGCCGATACGGACGCGCTTTGAGGTCCGATTACGCCGCAAACGCGCCGCTGCGGCAATTAAGAATCTGTTGGCAGAACGTGATCCAGAGAAAGTTGTGTTCGGCATCATCAACCGTTATCTGCGCTTCTTGACGCCGAGCCACAAAGCGAAGAGTCAGTGGGCGACAGATCCGCGTTGGGATGCTTTCATCGGCAATTATCGCGACAAGCTACGACTATCAACCAATCCTGAACCATTGAGTTATGCACACATTACCCGCTGGCTGAGGAAACAGGTCGCGCCGTCGCTGAAGATGTTGCAGCTGATTGATCAATATAATGGCACCACCGAGCTGAAGGCGATTATTGACGGCGGGAAGCTGACGCAACGCCACTGGGATTTGATCCATCACTATCAGCACCACCGCAATGGCGTTTTGACGGATGTAGAACCGGGTGAGACATCAAAAAAGAGCGACTACGCCGACCAAAGCAAGTAG
- a CDS encoding UvrD-helicase domain-containing protein, whose protein sequence is MGNRGILACAGAGKTYTICSDALSSEGRSLLITYTNKGRTSIEKQTLELNNEVPTDKVNVETWFGFLLKEIIRPYQSIYFKALKSGSPVVINYFQSIDFSTTYGRFNKYKKGTFQYFWSKGRMLRHNETVVLANILFELAGDKIIRRLEQQYSTIFFDEVQDLTGTDMDILRHLIDSRIDVVMVGDPKQFTYRTHEEHNKNSAISGVNIDKFFKILEQKGKLQVQYKQVTRRFGSALADFANSVDPSGELLAGSGEVSQSEHEGVFILPLEYLAEYHHAYSPTYLVYDSKQAKKLPNFCSEVINYGDSKGITREDIVILPNGQFDKFLLGKPLTAPTKYYIASTRARHSIAFIVKNSDKYSSIHSDWPVWKPRS, encoded by the coding sequence ATGGGAAATCGTGGAATACTTGCCTGTGCCGGAGCAGGGAAAACCTACACAATTTGTTCGGATGCGCTATCTTCTGAAGGCAGAAGTTTGTTAATCACGTATACTAACAAGGGACGAACAAGCATTGAAAAGCAAACATTAGAGCTCAATAATGAGGTTCCAACGGACAAAGTTAATGTAGAAACATGGTTCGGATTTTTGCTAAAAGAGATTATACGGCCCTACCAGTCCATATATTTCAAAGCATTGAAGTCGGGTTCACCGGTAGTTATCAATTACTTTCAGAGCATAGATTTCAGTACTACTTATGGACGCTTCAATAAATATAAGAAAGGGACATTTCAATACTTCTGGTCAAAAGGGAGGATGTTGAGACATAACGAAACTGTGGTGTTAGCGAATATTTTGTTCGAGTTGGCCGGTGATAAGATTATCAGACGGCTTGAGCAGCAATACTCCACTATTTTTTTTGATGAAGTTCAAGATTTGACCGGTACTGATATGGATATACTTAGGCACTTAATTGATTCCAGAATAGACGTAGTCATGGTCGGAGATCCAAAACAATTTACTTATCGAACACACGAGGAGCATAATAAGAACTCAGCTATTTCTGGCGTAAATATTGATAAATTCTTCAAGATATTAGAGCAAAAGGGAAAGTTGCAGGTTCAGTATAAACAAGTTACGCGTCGGTTTGGCAGCGCACTGGCAGACTTTGCAAATAGCGTTGATCCAAGTGGCGAATTACTGGCCGGTTCCGGAGAAGTATCCCAATCGGAACATGAAGGCGTGTTTATTCTTCCGTTGGAGTACCTAGCAGAATATCATCATGCTTATAGTCCTACTTACCTAGTTTATGATAGCAAGCAGGCCAAAAAGCTACCAAATTTCTGTTCAGAAGTAATTAACTATGGCGATTCAAAAGGAATCACAAGAGAGGATATCGTAATTTTGCCCAATGGACAGTTTGACAAGTTCCTTTTGGGTAAACCACTTACAGCGCCAACTAAATATTATATAGCCAGTACACGCGCTCGTCACAGCATTGCTTTTATCGTTAAGAATTCAGATAAGTACAGTTCTATTCATAGTGATTGGCCTGTATGGAAACCTCGATCATAG
- a CDS encoding ATP-dependent nuclease: MNIERIVVSNYKIYQSLNFSIQNENNIFVGDNGSGKTTLLESIYLALTGRIDGQNAERLLTPDMFSNDIRAEYINQLKSTGKASLPKIIIEIYFKDEDEYALQKGTENSQNIDCPGIRFECSFDTQYGKEYQNRLEITDDEEAGFQVLDIPIEYYSIKRTYFSGQSVIQRSNPFKVFFVDGTRKSYSSYIGKYIYSTIGSLLSDNESSQIRTVYENIRQNLKQHSILKKFNEDNQENLHLAGKNVALTVRESLPDDWLQEITVSVDDFPFNNIGFGLQKMIELELAVGKSADQPGILLFEEPENNLSYPNMSKLINILEQGSNKQKFISTHSSFVANKLGLDNLALCGGGNIEALTALSKDDIEYFKRLPGYNTLRVLLSSCPVLVEGPTDELLFNAAYIHERKKLPIENGVDVIVVDSLAFKRYLDVAKLIEKKVIVITDNDGDEEALGRKYAGYLDDPLFSFYVESNHSLKTIEPSMVNANVVNGTLPELISVVFEGKKDSDTITADTLEKYMTAHKSLWSMRVLEANAAISYPANIIQAVEACI; this comes from the coding sequence ATGAACATCGAAAGAATTGTTGTTAGCAACTACAAGATATATCAATCGTTAAATTTTTCGATTCAAAATGAAAATAATATTTTCGTTGGAGATAATGGGTCAGGGAAAACAACGCTTCTTGAGTCAATATATTTAGCACTTACAGGTAGGATTGATGGACAAAACGCTGAGCGGTTATTAACACCCGACATGTTTTCTAATGACATAAGAGCTGAATACATCAATCAATTAAAGAGTACGGGCAAAGCTTCGCTTCCTAAAATAATTATTGAGATATATTTTAAGGATGAGGATGAATATGCTCTACAGAAAGGAACCGAGAATTCGCAGAATATTGATTGTCCGGGAATTAGATTTGAATGCTCATTTGATACACAATATGGCAAAGAGTACCAGAATCGTCTGGAAATTACCGATGATGAAGAAGCAGGTTTTCAAGTGTTAGATATTCCGATTGAATATTATTCAATCAAAAGAACCTACTTTAGTGGGCAAAGTGTCATTCAACGGAGCAACCCATTTAAAGTGTTTTTTGTTGATGGCACTAGAAAGAGTTATTCGAGCTATATTGGAAAGTATATATACTCTACCATCGGAAGTTTATTATCAGATAATGAATCTTCTCAGATAAGAACTGTTTATGAGAATATCAGGCAAAACTTGAAGCAGCACAGTATTCTGAAAAAATTCAATGAGGATAATCAAGAAAACCTACACTTGGCAGGGAAGAATGTGGCGTTAACAGTTCGTGAAAGCTTACCTGATGATTGGCTGCAGGAAATAACCGTTAGTGTCGATGATTTTCCGTTTAATAATATTGGATTCGGTCTTCAAAAGATGATCGAACTGGAACTTGCAGTTGGTAAATCAGCTGATCAACCTGGTATATTGCTGTTTGAAGAACCAGAGAACAATCTATCATATCCAAATATGTCAAAATTGATAAATATTTTGGAGCAAGGGAGTAATAAACAAAAGTTTATTTCGACACATAGTAGCTTTGTGGCGAATAAACTAGGTCTTGATAATCTAGCATTATGTGGTGGAGGCAATATAGAAGCACTGACAGCTTTGAGTAAAGATGACATTGAGTATTTCAAACGGCTTCCGGGATATAATACGTTGCGAGTGCTATTGTCATCTTGTCCGGTATTGGTCGAAGGGCCGACCGACGAGCTGTTATTTAACGCAGCGTATATCCATGAGCGTAAAAAGCTGCCGATTGAGAATGGTGTTGATGTTATTGTGGTTGATTCGTTGGCTTTTAAACGATACTTAGACGTTGCAAAACTGATTGAGAAAAAAGTGATTGTAATCACAGATAATGATGGAGATGAGGAAGCCCTTGGTCGTAAATATGCAGGATATTTAGATGATCCGTTATTCTCCTTTTATGTTGAAAGCAATCACTCGCTTAAGACTATTGAGCCAAGTATGGTGAATGCGAACGTGGTGAATGGCACTCTTCCAGAATTGATCAGTGTTGTTTTTGAAGGTAAAAAAGATTCTGATACTATAACTGCGGACACCCTTGAAAAATATATGACTGCGCATAAGTCGCTTTGGTCGATGCGTGTACTTGAAGCTAACGCCGCAATCTCATATCCTGCTAATATCATTCAAGCAGTTGAGGCATGTATCTAA
- a CDS encoding GIY-YIG nuclease family protein codes for MDNQSLIRSLDDIFNDPDATSLLASKLKHTPVSYDPTVEGFQEITDWVIAHDGNEPQKLRDPSQMKQRKLASRLKGIREDPERRDLLMPYDTAGLLSVHEDGPALNEIVKNEKQDFSSLDDILSDDSILFKKSDQQAAGSKLFDTKKLNEIQREQENRPEVISQRKPMKEFSQYEAMFHKVQAEIASGQRQLRPFKNYELLSKHFYVLKGQLLYIDEIGEEVELNDNSQRKTDARMHVIYDNGTENNPTRNGLASSLYGRQGRIVTEVEHGIELTSDDHVTGFIYILESLSDNPQIKRMQAKHPLYKVGFTTGSVQARIANAENESTYLYGPVRLVGEIKVVNLKAEALETALHHALAEYQLDVDITAANGRIVKPREWFVVDLNTIQEITTKIVITLKSKQ; via the coding sequence ATGGATAATCAAAGCTTGATTCGGTCGCTGGATGACATTTTTAATGATCCGGACGCAACGTCTTTGCTCGCTAGCAAACTCAAACATACTCCCGTAAGCTATGACCCCACGGTAGAAGGATTTCAAGAGATTACCGATTGGGTGATTGCTCATGACGGTAACGAGCCACAGAAGCTGCGAGATCCCTCACAGATGAAACAGCGCAAGTTGGCAAGCCGATTAAAAGGTATCCGTGAAGATCCTGAGCGTCGGGATTTGTTGATGCCGTATGATACTGCAGGGTTACTAAGTGTTCATGAAGACGGCCCAGCGTTGAATGAAATTGTGAAAAACGAAAAGCAGGATTTCTCATCGTTGGATGATATTCTTAGCGACGATTCCATTCTGTTTAAGAAAAGTGATCAGCAGGCTGCCGGTAGCAAGTTGTTCGATACCAAGAAGCTCAACGAAATTCAGCGTGAGCAAGAAAATCGTCCGGAAGTGATCTCTCAGCGTAAGCCGATGAAGGAATTCAGTCAGTATGAAGCGATGTTCCACAAGGTTCAGGCTGAAATTGCTTCTGGTCAGCGGCAGCTTCGCCCGTTCAAGAATTACGAGTTGCTGAGCAAGCACTTCTACGTTCTTAAGGGACAGTTACTGTATATTGATGAGATTGGCGAAGAAGTTGAGCTTAATGACAACAGTCAGCGAAAAACTGATGCAAGAATGCATGTAATCTATGATAACGGGACCGAAAACAACCCGACTCGAAATGGGCTTGCCTCATCTCTGTATGGGCGTCAAGGCAGGATTGTTACGGAAGTTGAGCATGGTATTGAACTGACAAGTGACGACCATGTGACGGGGTTCATATATATACTGGAATCTTTGAGCGACAACCCTCAGATTAAGCGAATGCAAGCGAAGCACCCGTTGTACAAGGTTGGCTTCACTACTGGATCGGTGCAGGCAAGAATTGCCAACGCTGAGAATGAGTCAACTTATCTATATGGTCCAGTACGACTTGTCGGCGAGATCAAAGTAGTGAACTTGAAAGCTGAAGCGCTGGAAACTGCACTGCATCATGCTTTAGCAGAATACCAGTTAGATGTAGATATTACCGCAGCTAACGGACGAATTGTTAAGCCGCGTGAATGGTTTGTGGTTGACCTTAATACGATTCAAGAAATCACGACTAAGATTGTCATCACACTAAAATCAAAGCAGTAA